The Novosphingobium kaempferiae genome includes a window with the following:
- a CDS encoding isopenicillin N synthase family dioxygenase — protein sequence MNAQLQYDAAEALAVDEIPVIDFAPFLTGTPQDRAAVAAEIDRACRTIGFFYLTNHGVPETLRQSVLAEARDFFARSFDEKMACAPILDGQWCGYLPARGAAEGTKPGGSLTEEGRKAKTVSGGSLEQFNMMRVRLADDPHYADPDPIYQNNRWPEGAPGFVETMIVNQRALLLLAGELMRAFAIALGLEEEHFVRLHRSPLATFGLNFYPQPLPGAGDVGVGAHCDASSFTVLLQDEVGGLEVQTRDGRWISAPVVPGAYVINIGDTMMAWTNGQFVSTFHRVVSRKPQDRFSATMFVNPDREVVVEPVAALVGQGQQALYEPFLNDDYMRGFFVKFYDSMFK from the coding sequence ATGAACGCGCAGCTTCAGTACGACGCCGCCGAGGCGCTGGCGGTCGACGAGATCCCGGTGATCGACTTCGCGCCGTTCCTCACCGGCACGCCGCAGGACCGCGCCGCCGTCGCCGCCGAGATCGACCGGGCCTGCCGCACCATCGGCTTCTTCTACCTGACCAACCATGGCGTTCCCGAGACCCTGCGCCAGTCGGTGCTGGCCGAGGCACGCGATTTCTTCGCCCGCTCCTTCGACGAGAAGATGGCCTGCGCGCCGATCCTCGACGGACAGTGGTGCGGATACCTTCCCGCGCGCGGCGCGGCGGAAGGGACGAAGCCCGGCGGTTCGCTGACCGAGGAAGGGCGCAAGGCCAAGACGGTGTCGGGCGGATCGCTCGAACAGTTCAACATGATGCGCGTGCGCCTTGCGGACGACCCGCATTATGCGGACCCGGACCCGATCTACCAGAACAACCGCTGGCCCGAGGGCGCGCCCGGTTTCGTCGAGACGATGATCGTCAACCAGCGCGCGCTGCTGCTTCTCGCGGGGGAACTGATGCGCGCCTTCGCCATCGCGCTGGGGCTGGAGGAGGAGCATTTCGTGCGCCTGCACAGGAGCCCGCTGGCGACCTTCGGGCTCAATTTCTACCCGCAGCCGCTGCCGGGCGCGGGCGACGTGGGAGTGGGCGCGCACTGCGACGCATCGTCTTTCACGGTGCTGCTGCAGGACGAGGTCGGCGGGCTGGAAGTGCAGACGCGCGACGGGCGCTGGATCTCCGCACCGGTGGTGCCGGGGGCCTACGTCATCAACATCGGCGACACCATGATGGCCTGGACCAACGGCCAGTTCGTGTCGACCTTCCATCGCGTCGTCAGCCGCAAGCCGCAGGATCGCTTTTCGGCGACGATGTTCGTGAACCCCGACCGCGAGGTCGTGGTGGAGCCGGTGGCGGCGCTGGTGGGTCAGGGGCAGCAGGCGCTCTACGAGCCCTTCCTGAACGACGACTACATGCGCGGGTTCTTCGTCAAGTTCTACGATTCCATGTTCAAGTAA
- a CDS encoding TonB-dependent siderophore receptor has product MAQVDALGEDAKVTTDAAESGILVQGTRTKSAILPGTSDALGLNLDAVNTPRSVSTVSLQMMDQYSLTTIRDLTAVTPGVFTASFYGVDGSVNIRGEYADNFFRGFKRVENQGTYVTPIEGALSLEVVRGVASPAYGGGRAGGYVNFDPRGGRAERFKNGQAAFGQVDLSAGTYKMFRGEVEYGTPFRIGDYDAGVDVYYEHLQGSQYFHGIEPRHDLAQIGFATDLPGGWEFQAGGQYYTAEGMQGTTGVNRLTQQLVDDGIYTSGTFRAQLVSPGADYITPADIVRAGGVTKYFGASNAYSQLDPATIKEVKLSRRAIVTSDYDFGKAETTTAYFDLAHEVGPGTFKIQGFLDDLNADSYNSYGFAKMLRDQAKEFRVSLTGKIDPAPWFTMNYVGGFGYRHYKADEGYVFARGYMVLDRQDISVGATPDDIFNPRYVSGEAWDQFYHSRVDDFGVFFNGSATLFDTLMLTGGARYDAYDAKARNTGFVDFAVPTNIDYHDAQDVVSWSASASLKLPWGLTPYVTKGRSFAPETSQGGAVTPGNVSAGTWLSPTKLTEGGIKMSLFDDALFLAASVYKQQRRQSELLTGNFVGATTRGFEGELRWAVNRHFGLSGVLTRQKTSVSGCSFLVILPSQFGLADNDGWGFAYQASTCSFAGSATGYVDRTQPRWVAGAFANYEMGNGFGATLGGNYIQETSGQLPGAPVFPDYFLLRGSAHYDFGRFRVSVNVNNILNERYYIPQRSTETEASAMPGEGRTAILKLTARF; this is encoded by the coding sequence ATGGCGCAGGTGGACGCGCTGGGCGAGGACGCGAAAGTCACCACCGATGCGGCCGAGAGCGGCATTCTGGTGCAGGGCACGCGCACCAAGTCGGCGATCCTGCCGGGCACCAGCGACGCGCTGGGGCTGAACCTCGACGCGGTGAACACGCCGCGTTCGGTCTCCACCGTCTCGCTGCAGATGATGGACCAGTACAGCCTGACCACCATCCGCGACCTGACGGCGGTGACGCCGGGCGTCTTCACCGCCAGCTTCTACGGCGTCGACGGTTCGGTGAACATCCGCGGCGAATATGCCGACAACTTCTTCCGCGGCTTCAAGCGCGTGGAGAACCAGGGCACTTACGTCACCCCAATCGAGGGTGCGCTGAGCCTTGAGGTCGTGCGCGGCGTCGCGTCCCCGGCCTACGGCGGCGGGCGCGCGGGCGGCTACGTCAACTTCGATCCGCGCGGCGGCCGTGCGGAGCGCTTCAAGAACGGACAGGCCGCGTTCGGGCAGGTCGACCTTTCGGCGGGCACCTACAAGATGTTCCGGGGCGAGGTCGAATACGGCACGCCCTTCAGGATCGGCGACTACGACGCGGGCGTGGACGTCTATTACGAGCACCTTCAGGGATCGCAGTACTTCCACGGGATCGAACCCAGGCACGACCTTGCGCAGATCGGCTTCGCCACCGATCTTCCCGGCGGGTGGGAATTCCAGGCGGGCGGCCAGTACTACACCGCCGAGGGGATGCAGGGCACCACCGGCGTCAACCGCCTGACGCAGCAACTGGTGGACGACGGCATCTACACCTCCGGCACCTTCCGCGCGCAGCTCGTCTCGCCGGGTGCGGACTACATCACCCCGGCGGACATCGTGCGCGCCGGCGGCGTGACGAAATACTTCGGCGCCAGCAACGCGTATTCGCAGCTCGATCCGGCGACCATCAAGGAGGTCAAGCTCTCCCGCCGCGCGATCGTCACGTCCGACTACGACTTCGGCAAGGCAGAGACGACGACCGCCTATTTCGATCTTGCCCACGAAGTCGGTCCCGGAACCTTCAAGATCCAGGGCTTTCTCGACGACCTGAACGCCGATTCCTACAACAGCTACGGCTTCGCCAAGATGCTACGCGATCAGGCCAAGGAATTCCGGGTCTCGCTGACCGGCAAGATCGACCCCGCACCGTGGTTCACGATGAACTATGTCGGCGGCTTCGGCTATCGCCACTACAAGGCGGACGAAGGCTACGTCTTCGCGCGGGGCTACATGGTGCTCGACCGTCAGGACATCTCGGTCGGCGCGACGCCGGACGACATCTTCAACCCGCGCTACGTCAGCGGCGAGGCGTGGGACCAGTTCTACCACTCCCGCGTCGACGATTTCGGCGTGTTCTTCAACGGCTCGGCCACGCTGTTCGACACGCTGATGCTGACCGGCGGCGCGCGCTACGATGCCTATGACGCCAAGGCGCGCAACACCGGCTTCGTCGACTTCGCGGTGCCGACCAACATCGACTACCACGATGCGCAGGACGTGGTGAGCTGGTCCGCCAGTGCCAGCCTGAAGCTGCCCTGGGGCCTGACGCCCTACGTCACCAAGGGCCGCTCCTTCGCGCCCGAGACGTCGCAGGGCGGCGCGGTCACGCCGGGCAACGTCTCGGCGGGCACATGGCTCTCGCCCACCAAGCTGACCGAGGGCGGCATCAAGATGTCGCTGTTCGACGACGCGCTGTTCCTTGCCGCGTCGGTCTACAAGCAGCAGCGCCGCCAGTCGGAACTGCTGACCGGCAACTTCGTGGGCGCGACGACGCGCGGGTTCGAGGGCGAACTGCGCTGGGCGGTGAACCGGCACTTCGGCCTCTCGGGCGTGCTGACGCGGCAGAAGACCAGCGTTTCGGGCTGCTCGTTCCTCGTCATCCTGCCCTCGCAGTTCGGGCTGGCCGACAACGACGGCTGGGGCTTCGCCTATCAGGCATCGACCTGCTCCTTCGCGGGCTCCGCCACGGGCTATGTCGACCGCACGCAGCCGCGCTGGGTGGCGGGCGCCTTCGCCAACTACGAGATGGGCAACGGCTTCGGCGCGACGCTGGGCGGCAACTACATTCAGGAGACCAGCGGCCAGTTGCCCGGCGCGCCGGTGTTCCCGGACTACTTCCTGCTGCGCGGATCGGCCCACTACGATTTCGGCCGGTTCCGCGTCTCGGTGAACGTCAACAACATCCTGAACGAGCGCTACTACATCCCGCAGCGCTCCACGGAGACCGAGGCTTCGGCGATGCCCGGCGAAGGCCGCACCGCGATCCTCAAGCTGACGGCCCGCTTCTAG
- a CDS encoding isopenicillin N synthase family dioxygenase translates to MASPPPAIQDLPVIDIAPLLSGAPGGAEAVAREIGEACRSVGFFYICGHGIAQEKIDAIYALSAAFFDLPAADKVALTISRSMNNRGYAGIDDESLDPDGPADLKEAFNVGREPEGEEVLDPLDGNQWPALPGFREAMLDYYAMMRRLGEQLHRAFAIDLGLPEDFFVPHIDRPLATLRLLRYPPASVEEERPGAGAHTDYGNITVLSQDMTGGLQVRLRGGDWLDATPIPGTFICNIGDCLMRWSNDIYVSTPHRVFNTGGSVRHSVVFFFDPNVDAPIACLPHCATPDRPARYEPILAGEYLREKLDATYAFRKAAESP, encoded by the coding sequence ATGGCATCGCCGCCGCCGGCCATACAAGACCTTCCCGTGATCGACATCGCGCCGCTGCTGTCGGGCGCTCCGGGGGGCGCCGAGGCCGTCGCGCGCGAGATCGGCGAGGCCTGCCGTTCGGTCGGCTTCTTCTACATCTGCGGCCACGGCATCGCGCAGGAGAAGATCGACGCGATCTATGCCTTGTCGGCCGCGTTCTTCGACCTGCCCGCCGCCGACAAGGTGGCGCTGACCATCTCGCGATCGATGAACAACCGGGGCTATGCGGGCATCGACGACGAGAGCCTCGACCCCGATGGGCCCGCCGACCTCAAGGAAGCCTTCAACGTCGGGCGCGAACCGGAGGGCGAGGAAGTGCTCGATCCGCTGGACGGCAACCAGTGGCCCGCCCTGCCCGGCTTTCGCGAGGCCATGCTGGATTACTACGCGATGATGCGCAGACTGGGCGAGCAGCTTCACCGCGCCTTCGCCATCGACCTCGGACTGCCGGAGGACTTCTTCGTGCCCCACATCGACCGCCCGCTGGCGACGCTGCGGCTGCTGCGCTACCCGCCCGCAAGTGTGGAGGAGGAGCGACCGGGCGCGGGCGCGCATACCGATTACGGCAACATCACCGTGCTCTCGCAGGACATGACCGGCGGGTTGCAGGTGCGCCTGCGCGGCGGCGACTGGCTCGACGCGACGCCGATCCCCGGCACCTTCATCTGCAACATCGGCGACTGCCTGATGCGGTGGAGCAACGACATCTACGTCTCGACGCCGCACCGGGTCTTCAACACCGGCGGGTCGGTGCGGCATTCGGTGGTGTTCTTCTTCGATCCCAACGTCGATGCGCCGATCGCCTGCCTGCCGCACTGCGCGACGCCGGATCGGCCCGCGCGTTACGAGCCGATCCTTGCCGGGGAGTACCTGCGCGAGAAGCTCGACGCGACCTATGCGTTCCGCAAGGCCGCCGAGAGCCCCTGA
- a CDS encoding amidohydrolase, with protein MTTTPMQLSRRGILAAALATGAAAAAAPALAATAKAKPVARGASFLLRNVLLETGYVREGADVVGTQTAKASVLVRDGKIAAILPAAAPAPMGTEVRDGQGMLLLPSFRDMHIHLDKTFYGGPWVPPRKRKGGIRGQIELEQTLLPQLLPTLEERAGKLVDLLQSNGTTFARSQCNVDPVIGTKHVELLKHALDSRADGFGHEIVAFPQHGFVSANLIPTMRAAMAAGATHVGGIDPTTLDGGMEKSVDAMMQVAVDMKKGVDIHLHEPGASGIAAIRRIADTVEREPSLRGKVTLSHAFSMMSISDGEMADLAARLASLDMSVASTLPFGTRMMPIPILLDKGVKVYTGTDSVEDHWSVFGSGDVLEKAKLACQLYGWSDEYGISQSLKIATGGPTPLNAKGEQVWPRAGDAADMVLVPASCSAEAVARLTPRKVVMYAGNVVSGALATA; from the coding sequence ATGACCACTACCCCGATGCAGCTCTCCCGCCGCGGTATCCTCGCCGCCGCGCTCGCGACCGGCGCCGCTGCCGCCGCCGCGCCCGCCCTTGCCGCGACGGCGAAGGCCAAGCCAGTGGCCAGGGGCGCGAGCTTCCTGCTGCGCAACGTCCTGCTCGAAACCGGCTACGTGCGGGAGGGCGCGGATGTCGTCGGCACGCAGACCGCGAAAGCCTCGGTGCTGGTGCGGGACGGGAAGATCGCCGCGATCCTCCCCGCCGCCGCGCCCGCGCCGATGGGCACCGAAGTGCGCGACGGGCAGGGGATGCTCCTGCTCCCCTCGTTCCGCGACATGCACATCCACCTCGACAAGACGTTCTACGGCGGCCCCTGGGTGCCCCCGCGCAAGCGCAAGGGCGGCATCCGCGGCCAGATCGAGCTGGAACAGACGCTCCTCCCGCAGCTGCTCCCGACGCTGGAGGAGCGCGCGGGCAAGCTGGTGGACCTGCTCCAGTCCAACGGCACCACCTTCGCGCGCAGCCAGTGCAACGTCGATCCGGTGATCGGCACCAAGCATGTCGAACTGCTCAAGCACGCGCTCGACAGCCGCGCCGACGGCTTCGGGCATGAGATCGTGGCGTTCCCCCAGCACGGCTTCGTCAGCGCCAACCTGATCCCGACGATGCGCGCGGCGATGGCGGCGGGCGCGACGCATGTGGGCGGGATCGACCCGACGACGCTCGACGGCGGCATGGAAAAGTCGGTCGATGCGATGATGCAGGTCGCGGTGGACATGAAGAAGGGCGTGGACATCCACCTGCACGAGCCTGGCGCCAGCGGCATCGCCGCGATCCGCCGGATTGCCGATACGGTGGAGCGCGAGCCCTCGCTGCGTGGCAAGGTAACGCTTAGCCATGCGTTCTCGATGATGTCGATTTCCGATGGCGAAATGGCCGACTTGGCCGCGCGCCTTGCCTCGCTCGACATGTCGGTCGCCTCGACGCTGCCGTTCGGCACGCGGATGATGCCGATCCCGATCCTGCTGGACAAGGGCGTGAAGGTCTACACCGGCACCGACAGCGTGGAGGATCACTGGTCGGTCTTCGGCAGCGGCGACGTGCTGGAGAAGGCCAAGCTCGCGTGCCAGCTCTACGGCTGGAGCGACGAGTACGGCATCTCCCAGTCGCTTAAGATCGCCACCGGCGGCCCGACCCCGCTCAACGCCAAGGGCGAGCAGGTGTGGCCCAGGGCGGGCGATGCGGCGGACATGGTGCTCGTCCCCGCAAGCTGCTCCGCCGAGGCGGTCGCGCGGCTGACCCCGCGCAAGGTCGTGATGTACGCGGGCAACGTCGTCTCGGGCGCGCTGGCCACGGCCTGA
- a CDS encoding TonB-dependent receptor: MRIAKLAAGLSLGAMGIALAVPTAIHAQVITGAINGRLTDPDGNPVAGAPVTIVHVPSGTTTTATTSADGVYAVRNLRPGGPYRVTATSPDLGTKSVNIPAINTGDAFQANFTLGEMTEIVVSGTTYGGGDLKTGPSSNFSAQKIEASPSISRDLKDLARMNPFVAVDPTNSDALVCGGANNRTNSLTIDGVRQNDDFGLQANGYPTQRSPISIDVVETLGVELAPYDVNYGAFGGCTLNATTKSGGNSFHGQVFYEYTGDALQGGEFAYTDFQDGSRQNRRLTGKFSEKTFGATLTGPIIKDTLFFTLNYEKFERSEPSLVGPTGSDFANQVPGVSVAQANEVRQILQDRYGYDPLGYEATKLPSRDEKIFGKLDWNIAPGHRATVSYQRTRGSSISANGNTLTGSSTSLGLLSQWVERQNNLDVYKAQVFSDWTDNFSTEISASYKKMDNPGYPLAGADFAQFRVYLNGTTTGPSVYAGTNASYQANELTTYLQQYRAKATYTAGSHRITAGYEREALKIWDLFVQNANGSYVFNSLADLRAGNASSVSYANAASNMKADGGFTLHTTTNTLYLQDEWAVLPELTIKAGLRYDFFEQSDRPDENPLVMARYGISNTENLDGKHLLQPRFGFNWKPDPTLTVYGGVGLFGGGSPTVWTANTFYNTGQMLGNVTCTRNATTSAACLAGLTNVDGFNVNPALQAANSASAARGQGLINALDKDFKPQSTWKMSIGAQKEFDLGKFGNGWRVAGEFIHSEVQNAVAWYELYAGANRGPDAPDGRPTYLPGRDNRNDILVTNTKQGYANQVGLALGKTWREGPLDGLEAQLSHTYIRSKDINPGITTVASSNYSGVATSDPNDPQLATSNYEFRNLTKLSLSYAHAFFGDNRTRVTLFGQRRSGQVFSYTFDVGANANMAADMLVGENGALATRNRQLLYVPQASGGQVTAGSDPIVTYGAGFDLQAFNAFLKKNGLLKYAGGIAPRNAFKAPAVTTIDMRISQEIPGFFPEGAKAEIYLDIENLGNLINKRWGVIQQIPSPYVSANVVARNCQIAGACPTQGNFYQYDSFIGRAATSFNTQSVWQMKVGARFKF, from the coding sequence ATGCGCATTGCGAAACTGGCTGCCGGTCTTTCTCTGGGTGCGATGGGGATCGCGCTCGCCGTTCCCACTGCGATCCATGCGCAGGTCATCACCGGGGCCATCAACGGCCGCCTGACTGATCCGGACGGCAATCCGGTTGCGGGTGCGCCCGTCACCATCGTCCATGTCCCCTCGGGCACGACCACCACCGCGACGACCAGCGCCGACGGCGTCTATGCGGTGCGCAACCTGCGTCCCGGCGGTCCGTACCGCGTCACCGCGACTTCGCCGGACCTCGGCACCAAGTCGGTCAACATCCCCGCGATCAACACCGGCGACGCCTTTCAGGCGAACTTCACGCTGGGCGAGATGACCGAGATCGTGGTGAGCGGCACGACGTATGGCGGCGGCGACCTCAAGACCGGGCCAAGCTCCAACTTTTCGGCCCAGAAGATCGAGGCTTCGCCCTCGATCAGCCGCGACCTCAAGGATCTGGCGCGGATGAACCCCTTCGTCGCGGTCGACCCGACCAACAGCGACGCGCTGGTCTGCGGCGGCGCCAACAACCGCACCAATTCGCTGACCATCGACGGCGTGCGCCAGAACGACGACTTCGGCCTTCAGGCCAACGGCTATCCGACCCAGCGCTCGCCGATCTCGATCGACGTGGTGGAGACGCTGGGCGTGGAACTGGCGCCCTATGACGTGAACTACGGCGCGTTCGGCGGCTGTACGCTCAATGCCACCACCAAGTCGGGCGGCAACAGCTTCCACGGTCAGGTGTTCTACGAATATACCGGCGACGCGCTGCAGGGCGGCGAGTTCGCCTATACCGATTTCCAGGACGGATCGCGCCAGAACCGCCGCCTGACCGGCAAGTTCTCGGAAAAGACCTTCGGCGCGACGCTGACCGGCCCGATCATCAAGGACACCCTGTTCTTCACGCTGAACTACGAGAAGTTCGAGCGTTCCGAACCCTCGCTGGTCGGCCCGACCGGATCGGACTTCGCCAATCAGGTGCCGGGCGTCAGCGTGGCGCAGGCGAACGAGGTGCGCCAGATCCTGCAGGATCGCTACGGCTATGACCCACTGGGCTACGAGGCGACGAAGCTGCCTTCGCGTGACGAGAAGATCTTCGGCAAGCTGGACTGGAACATCGCGCCCGGCCACCGCGCCACGGTTTCGTACCAGCGCACGCGCGGCTCCTCGATCTCGGCAAACGGCAACACGCTGACCGGATCGAGCACCTCGCTCGGCCTGCTGTCGCAGTGGGTGGAGCGGCAGAACAACCTCGACGTCTACAAGGCGCAGGTGTTCTCCGACTGGACCGACAATTTCAGCACCGAAATCAGCGCGTCGTACAAGAAGATGGACAACCCCGGCTATCCGCTGGCGGGCGCCGACTTCGCGCAGTTCCGCGTCTACCTGAACGGCACGACCACCGGCCCCAGCGTCTATGCGGGCACCAATGCGTCCTATCAGGCGAACGAGCTGACCACGTACCTCCAGCAGTATCGCGCCAAGGCGACCTATACCGCCGGATCGCACCGCATCACCGCGGGCTACGAGCGCGAGGCGCTGAAGATCTGGGATCTGTTCGTCCAGAACGCCAACGGTTCCTACGTGTTCAACTCGCTGGCGGACCTGCGCGCGGGCAATGCCTCCTCGGTCAGCTATGCCAATGCCGCCAGCAACATGAAGGCGGACGGGGGCTTCACCCTGCACACGACGACGAACACGCTCTACTTGCAGGACGAATGGGCGGTGCTGCCCGAACTGACGATCAAGGCGGGCCTGCGCTACGACTTCTTCGAGCAGTCGGACCGGCCGGACGAGAACCCGCTGGTGATGGCGCGCTACGGCATCTCGAATACGGAGAACCTCGACGGCAAGCACCTGCTGCAGCCGCGCTTCGGCTTCAACTGGAAGCCCGACCCGACGCTGACGGTCTATGGCGGCGTCGGCCTGTTCGGCGGCGGATCGCCGACGGTGTGGACGGCGAACACCTTCTACAACACCGGGCAGATGCTGGGCAACGTCACCTGCACCCGCAACGCGACGACCAGCGCGGCGTGCCTTGCGGGGCTGACCAACGTCGACGGGTTCAACGTCAACCCGGCGTTGCAGGCGGCGAACAGCGCCAGCGCGGCGCGCGGGCAGGGGCTCATCAACGCGCTCGACAAGGACTTCAAGCCGCAGTCGACGTGGAAGATGTCGATCGGCGCGCAGAAGGAGTTCGACCTCGGCAAGTTCGGCAACGGCTGGCGCGTGGCGGGTGAGTTCATCCACTCCGAAGTGCAGAACGCGGTGGCGTGGTACGAACTCTATGCGGGCGCCAATCGCGGCCCCGATGCGCCGGACGGCCGCCCGACCTACCTGCCGGGACGCGACAACCGCAACGACATCCTCGTGACCAATACGAAGCAGGGTTACGCCAACCAGGTCGGTCTGGCGCTGGGCAAGACCTGGCGCGAAGGTCCGCTCGACGGGCTGGAGGCGCAGCTCTCCCACACCTACATCCGCTCGAAGGACATCAATCCGGGGATCACCACGGTGGCCTCGTCGAACTACTCGGGCGTGGCGACCTCGGACCCGAACGATCCGCAGCTGGCGACCTCGAACTACGAATTCCGCAACCTGACGAAGCTGTCGCTGTCCTATGCACACGCCTTCTTCGGCGACAACCGCACCCGCGTGACGCTGTTCGGGCAGCGCCGTTCGGGGCAGGTGTTCAGCTATACCTTCGACGTGGGCGCGAACGCCAACATGGCCGCCGACATGCTGGTGGGCGAGAACGGCGCGCTGGCCACCCGCAACCGCCAGCTTCTCTACGTCCCGCAGGCAAGCGGCGGGCAGGTGACGGCGGGCAGCGATCCGATCGTGACCTATGGCGCGGGCTTCGACCTGCAGGCGTTCAACGCCTTCCTCAAGAAGAACGGCCTGCTCAAGTATGCGGGCGGCATCGCCCCGCGCAACGCCTTCAAGGCCCCCGCCGTCACCACCATCGACATGCGCATCAGCCAGGAGATCCCCGGTTTCTTCCCCGAAGGCGCGAAGGCGGAAATCTATCTCGACATCGAGAACCTGGGCAATCTCATCAACAAGCGCTGGGGCGTGATCCAGCAGATCCCGTCGCCCTACGTCTCGGCCAACGTGGTGGCGCGCAACTGCCAGATCGCAGGGGCTTGCCCGACGCAGGGCAACTTCTACCAGTACGACAGCTTCATCGGCCGCGCCGCGACCAGCTTCAACACCCAGTCGGTGTGGCAGATGAAGGTCGGCGCGCGGTTCAAGTTCTGA
- a CDS encoding flavin reductase family protein, protein MMLENPQTHVDFDAIGAYQRYKLMASLIVPRPIALVTTVNAQGVVNAAPFSMFAMLGEDPPLVMISINRLQDGALKDTAANVLESREFVVHMADEAIAAQMHDCGTTLPPDQSELDLVGFTAIPSTGVAPPRIAEAPIAFECRLWETIETESRYIFLGRILHLHAREGLVDTDLWRVNLQDYFPVGRFGASFYTRTRDRFALQGEARETAIDRI, encoded by the coding sequence ATGATGCTCGAAAACCCGCAGACTCACGTCGATTTCGACGCGATCGGCGCCTATCAGCGCTACAAGCTGATGGCGAGCCTGATCGTGCCGCGCCCCATCGCGCTCGTCACCACGGTCAATGCGCAGGGCGTGGTCAACGCCGCGCCGTTCAGCATGTTCGCCATGCTGGGCGAGGATCCGCCGCTGGTGATGATATCGATCAACCGGCTGCAGGACGGCGCGCTCAAGGACACTGCCGCCAACGTGCTGGAATCACGGGAATTCGTGGTCCACATGGCGGACGAGGCGATCGCCGCGCAGATGCACGACTGCGGCACCACGCTGCCGCCGGACCAGAGCGAGCTGGACCTCGTCGGCTTCACCGCGATCCCTTCCACCGGCGTCGCCCCGCCGCGCATCGCCGAGGCGCCGATCGCCTTCGAATGCCGGTTGTGGGAGACGATCGAGACGGAGAGCCGGTACATCTTCCTCGGCAGGATCCTGCACCTCCATGCCCGCGAGGGGCTGGTCGACACCGACCTGTGGCGGGTCAACCTGCAGGACTATTTCCCCGTCGGCCGCTTCGGCGCCAGCTTCTACACCCGCACGCGCGACCGCTTCGCCTTGCAGGGAGAAGCGCGGGAAACAGCCATCGACCGGATCTGA